In a genomic window of Nostoc sp. UHCC 0870:
- a CDS encoding FGGY-family carbohydrate kinase: MSCYLGIDFGTSGARAVVIDEAAQIQTQVRYPWATEAIADVKSWETALWTLLAQIPQNWRREMRAIAINGTSSTVLLCDDAGNPISAPLLYNDPRGSTVLDKLSKIAPPNHTVLSATSSLAKLFWMMQLPTFSEAKYFLHQADWLSFLLHGKLGISDYHNALKLGYDVEQLKYPEWLTSLQIPIQLPEVLTPGTPIAELRPEIANQFLLPPHCLVCAGTTDSIAAFLASGTTSPGEAVTSLGSTLVLKLLSRTRVEDARYGVYSHRLGDLWLTGGASNTGGAVLREFFTDAELENLSREIDSSQSSKLDYYPLLKAGERFPINDPNLSPRLTPRPDNSVEFLYGLLESIARIEARGYELLQQLGADSLNQVYTAGGGAENPTWTAIRQRCLKVPVVSSVHTEAAYGTALLAKSKF; the protein is encoded by the coding sequence ATGAGTTGTTATTTGGGGATCGACTTTGGTACTTCTGGGGCGAGGGCAGTGGTAATTGATGAGGCAGCCCAAATCCAGACACAAGTAAGATATCCTTGGGCAACAGAGGCGATCGCTGATGTAAAATCATGGGAAACAGCATTATGGACGTTGCTGGCGCAAATACCGCAGAATTGGCGGCGAGAGATGAGAGCGATCGCTATTAACGGCACTTCCTCAACTGTGTTATTGTGTGATGATGCTGGCAACCCCATATCTGCACCCTTACTCTACAACGACCCACGGGGATCAACGGTGTTAGATAAATTGAGCAAGATAGCACCGCCAAATCATACCGTCTTAAGTGCAACTTCCAGCTTGGCTAAACTTTTCTGGATGATGCAATTACCCACCTTCAGCGAAGCTAAATATTTTTTGCATCAAGCCGATTGGCTGAGTTTTCTGCTGCATGGCAAGTTGGGGATCAGTGACTACCACAATGCTTTAAAGTTGGGTTATGACGTAGAACAGTTAAAATACCCAGAATGGTTGACAAGTCTGCAAATACCGATTCAACTACCCGAAGTATTAACGCCTGGGACTCCCATCGCAGAATTACGTCCTGAAATTGCCAATCAGTTTTTGTTACCGCCTCATTGTTTAGTCTGTGCTGGTACTACTGATAGTATTGCCGCCTTTTTAGCCAGTGGTACAACATCACCAGGGGAAGCCGTGACTTCCCTAGGTTCAACATTGGTACTCAAACTTTTGAGTCGTACCCGCGTAGAAGATGCGCGATATGGAGTTTACAGCCATCGCCTGGGTGATTTGTGGTTGACGGGAGGTGCTTCTAATACTGGGGGTGCGGTGTTAAGGGAATTTTTTACTGATGCAGAGTTAGAAAATCTGAGTCGTGAAATTGATAGTTCTCAGTCCAGTAAGTTAGATTATTATCCCTTGTTAAAAGCAGGGGAACGCTTCCCCATTAACGATCCCAATTTATCCCCACGACTCACACCACGCCCAGATAATTCAGTGGAATTTCTATATGGCTTGTTAGAAAGTATCGCTCGTATAGAAGCGCGGGGCTATGAATTATTGCAACAATTAGGTGCAGATAGCTTAAATCAAGTCTATACAGCCGGTGGTGGGGCAGAAAACCCTACTTGGACGGCAATTCGTCAACGATGTTTAAAAGTGCCAGTAGTTTCCTCTGTGCATACAGAAGCCGCCTATGGAACAGCACTTTTGGCGAAGTCCAAATTTTGA
- a CDS encoding YajQ family cyclic di-GMP-binding protein produces the protein MASTYSFDIVSDFDRQELVNAVDQVIRDLKSRYDLKDTQTTVELGEEKITIGTDSEFTLDSVHNILREKAAKRNLSQKIFDFGKVDSASGNRVRQEITLRKGISQDIAKQISKLIRDEFKKVQASIQGDAVRVSAKAKDDLQAVMQRLKQEDYPVALQFTNYR, from the coding sequence ATGGCTTCTACTTATTCCTTTGACATTGTGAGTGATTTTGATCGGCAAGAATTGGTGAATGCTGTTGATCAAGTCATCCGTGACCTCAAAAGTCGTTATGACCTCAAGGATACCCAAACTACTGTTGAGTTGGGTGAAGAAAAAATTACTATCGGCACAGATAGCGAGTTTACCCTAGATTCTGTTCACAATATTTTGCGTGAAAAGGCTGCCAAGCGGAATCTTTCCCAAAAAATCTTTGATTTTGGCAAAGTAGACTCCGCAAGTGGTAATCGCGTCCGTCAAGAAATCACCCTCAGAAAAGGTATCAGCCAGGATATTGCTAAACAAATATCCAAATTGATTCGTGACGAATTCAAAAAAGTCCAAGCGTCAATTCAAGGTGATGCTGTGCGAGTTTCTGCCAAAGCTAAAGACGATTTGCAAGCCGTTATGCAACGCTTAAAGCAAGAAGACTATCCTGTAGCTTTGCAGTTCACAAATTATCGATAA
- the ebsA gene encoding type IV pilus biogenesis protein EbsA — protein sequence MSIEQLQPVNAQQANVYLPYVQGAAKRNFLPYAIGLYQKGNLEGHRKIEAGENVPFVASWNVATLPSDLTRCRMQFDGNAEFSYEIMMASFEFISFLIELMENYKRYKVTDFSQSFYRKLLRADE from the coding sequence ATGTCTATTGAGCAACTCCAGCCTGTTAATGCCCAACAAGCAAACGTCTACTTACCTTATGTTCAAGGTGCGGCGAAGCGTAATTTCTTACCCTATGCTATCGGTCTTTATCAAAAAGGAAATTTAGAAGGACATCGAAAAATAGAAGCCGGTGAAAACGTTCCCTTTGTCGCCTCGTGGAATGTGGCTACCCTACCTTCTGATTTAACCCGTTGCCGAATGCAGTTTGATGGCAATGCTGAGTTCAGTTATGAAATAATGATGGCTAGTTTTGAATTTATTAGTTTTTTAATTGAACTTATGGAAAACTATAAACGCTATAAAGTAACTGATTTCTCACAATCTTTTTACCGGAAGCTACTACGTGCTGACGAATAA
- a CDS encoding CsbD family protein has translation MSNEKRVEATIKNIEGKLQEGIGEITGNPSDRAEGKAKQVEAQVIHTTENIKDELKKAID, from the coding sequence ATGAGTAATGAAAAAAGAGTTGAAGCAACAATCAAAAATATTGAAGGCAAATTGCAAGAAGGAATTGGCGAAATTACTGGCAATCCATCTGATAGAGCAGAAGGTAAAGCAAAGCAAGTTGAAGCCCAAGTAATCCACACTACAGAAAATATCAAAGATGAGTTGAAGAAAGCTATTGATTAA
- a CDS encoding MFS transporter, with amino-acid sequence MRNHSKSSPWQYIPTLYFTSGVPYVIINTVSVIFYKKLGISNAQIALWTSFLYLPWVIKMFWGPIVDIYSTKRKWILYTQLAMCCCLGIVAFCLQLPNFFFISLAALTLGAFISATYDIATDGFYLLALTPEKQAFFSGIRSLFYRLAVIFGSGFLVVIAGFLEGYLNNIPLSWTIALGFSAIIFAILFIFHSLVLPFAESENSRQPQATNQIPFIKIITSYFQQEKILAILAFILLYRLGEAMLVKIASLFLLDKPELGGLGLNTSDVGLVYGTFGVVSLIFGGILGGLVIARYGLKKCILPMALALNLPDLFYVYMAYTKPSLTLVYPLVSLEQFGYGFGFTAFTVYLMYISQGEYKTSHFAISTGIMALGMMLPGIVSGYLQSSLGYPLFFVLVCFLTIPGMMTLFFIPLKSDRKN; translated from the coding sequence ATGCGGAATCATTCTAAATCTTCCCCTTGGCAATATATCCCTACTCTATATTTCACTTCTGGTGTACCTTACGTCATTATTAACACTGTTTCTGTTATCTTTTACAAAAAACTTGGTATAAGTAACGCACAAATTGCCCTATGGACTAGCTTTCTTTATCTACCTTGGGTAATCAAGATGTTTTGGGGGCCAATTGTAGATATTTACTCAACAAAAAGAAAATGGATACTTTACACCCAGTTAGCAATGTGCTGCTGTTTGGGTATAGTAGCCTTTTGTTTACAATTGCCAAATTTCTTTTTTATCTCCCTGGCTGCTTTGACATTAGGGGCATTTATTTCAGCAACCTATGATATAGCTACAGATGGCTTTTATCTTTTAGCTTTAACTCCAGAAAAACAAGCCTTCTTTTCTGGTATTCGCTCATTATTTTACAGACTGGCTGTTATTTTTGGCTCTGGTTTTTTAGTAGTTATAGCGGGTTTCCTAGAAGGATACCTCAATAATATTCCTTTAAGCTGGACTATAGCACTTGGCTTTTCTGCTATCATTTTCGCTATTCTATTTATATTTCATAGCCTCGTTCTCCCCTTCGCAGAATCTGAGAATTCCAGACAGCCTCAAGCAACTAACCAGATACCATTTATCAAAATCATTACTTCTTATTTTCAGCAAGAAAAGATTTTGGCTATCTTAGCCTTTATATTGCTCTATAGATTAGGTGAGGCGATGCTTGTAAAAATAGCCTCATTATTTTTATTGGATAAACCAGAGTTAGGTGGATTAGGACTAAATACATCAGATGTTGGTTTAGTATATGGCACATTTGGTGTAGTATCTCTGATTTTTGGCGGTATACTTGGCGGTTTAGTAATAGCTAGATATGGATTAAAAAAATGTATCTTACCTATGGCTTTAGCTTTGAACTTACCAGATTTATTTTATGTCTATATGGCTTATACTAAACCTTCACTAACATTAGTCTATCCCCTAGTTTCCTTAGAACAATTCGGCTATGGTTTTGGGTTTACGGCTTTTACTGTGTACTTAATGTACATTTCTCAAGGAGAATATAAAACCTCTCACTTCGCCATATCTACAGGTATCATGGCTTTAGGAATGATGTTACCAGGAATAGTTAGCGGCTATTTGCAAAGTTCTCTGGGATATCCTTTATTTTTTGTTTTAGTTTGTTTCCTTACTATCCCTGGAATGATGACTTTATTTTTCATTCCTTTAAAATCGGACAGGAAAAATTAA
- a CDS encoding tetratricopeptide repeat protein: MNIQSFLAAGEQQNNCYQFVVNNTFTDKQNGANGDSYLRSCALSSAQQGNYTEAIALLTELIKRHPHNAVDYNNRGLIYFQSGELHKALRDYNKALQLNPHLASAYNNRANYYAACGELTAALADYDCAIDFNPGHVRAWINRGITLRDLGQYDQAIENFDNALLFGQLEGHIWAERARTYHVWGDWNCAIADYRRALTQLPVLANKKDVPGYRLRLQIENWLNELLPAHPMQ, from the coding sequence ATGAACATTCAATCATTCCTAGCTGCTGGAGAACAGCAAAATAACTGTTATCAATTTGTTGTTAATAATACATTTACTGACAAACAAAATGGGGCTAACGGTGACAGTTACTTACGTTCTTGCGCGTTGAGTTCAGCTCAACAGGGGAATTATACTGAAGCGATCGCTCTTTTAACCGAATTAATTAAACGCCATCCACACAATGCTGTAGATTACAACAACCGGGGGTTAATTTACTTCCAAAGTGGCGAACTGCACAAAGCACTCCGGGACTACAACAAAGCACTGCAATTAAATCCTCATTTGGCTAGTGCTTACAATAATCGCGCCAATTATTACGCGGCTTGTGGGGAATTAACGGCTGCACTGGCTGACTATGATTGCGCCATTGATTTTAATCCTGGCCATGTGCGAGCCTGGATTAACCGTGGAATTACTTTACGGGATTTGGGACAATACGACCAGGCAATTGAGAATTTTGATAATGCGTTGCTATTTGGTCAGTTAGAAGGGCATATTTGGGCTGAAAGGGCTAGAACTTATCATGTTTGGGGAGATTGGAATTGTGCGATCGCTGACTATCGTCGCGCCCTCACTCAATTACCTGTCCTAGCTAATAAAAAAGATGTTCCTGGTTATCGTTTGCGATTACAAATAGAAAATTGGCTCAATGAATTATTGCCCGCACATCCTATGCAATAA
- a CDS encoding WD40 repeat domain-containing protein yields MLVLKFRQRFLQGFTALMLGLFITSAYSYLRYRFIANPIYLINSLPSSLFLEKALPVNSPVDSIHFSPDGQTITISSGKNIQLYNLKTGEEIDILSGNSWGVNSVVISPDGKILASGGSDDTIKLWDLTTRKEILTLRGHDLGINSVVFTPDSKKLISGGWDNTIKIWNIATGKEIHTIKDDELKITSIALSPDGKTIASASWEIDKTIQLWDVETGRKVRTLIGHSSTLRAIAFSSDSKTLASAANDNTIKLWNLATGQEIRTLQGLTANSLSFHPNGQILASATNTTPSVNHSGVWDNDIKLWNVATGEQIRSLKGHIFGVFSLAFSPDGKTLVSSGGDETVKIWRVSP; encoded by the coding sequence ATGCTTGTTCTCAAGTTTAGACAAAGATTCTTACAAGGTTTTACTGCCTTAATGCTGGGATTATTTATTACTTCTGCATATAGTTATTTGCGCTATAGATTTATTGCTAATCCCATATATTTAATTAATAGTTTGCCTAGCAGTTTATTTTTAGAAAAAGCCTTACCTGTAAATTCCCCAGTTGATTCTATTCACTTCAGTCCTGATGGTCAAACTATCACGATTAGTAGTGGGAAAAACATCCAACTTTATAATCTGAAAACGGGAGAAGAAATTGACATTCTCAGTGGGAATTCTTGGGGTGTTAATTCCGTAGTCATCAGTCCCGATGGCAAAATTCTGGCGAGTGGTGGTAGTGATGACACTATCAAACTTTGGGATCTGACAACAAGGAAAGAAATACTTACTCTCCGAGGACATGACTTGGGGATTAATTCCGTAGTCTTTACCCCCGACAGCAAAAAGTTGATTAGTGGTGGTTGGGATAACACTATTAAAATTTGGAATATAGCTACAGGGAAAGAAATCCATACCATCAAGGATGATGAACTCAAGATTACTTCCATAGCTTTGAGTCCTGATGGTAAGACTATTGCTAGTGCTAGTTGGGAGATAGATAAAACTATCCAACTCTGGGATGTAGAAACAGGTAGAAAAGTTCGTACTCTAATAGGACATTCTTCTACACTGCGAGCGATCGCTTTTAGTTCTGATAGCAAAACCCTTGCTAGTGCCGCTAATGATAACACTATCAAGCTGTGGAATCTAGCAACAGGGCAAGAAATCCGCACCTTACAAGGACTTACTGCTAACTCTCTCAGCTTTCATCCTAATGGTCAGATCCTAGCAAGTGCAACTAACACGACTCCAAGCGTCAATCATAGTGGTGTGTGGGACAACGATATCAAACTGTGGAATGTCGCAACGGGAGAACAAATTCGCAGTCTCAAGGGACATATATTTGGGGTTTTCTCTCTGGCCTTTAGTCCAGATGGTAAAACTCTTGTAAGTAGTGGTGGAGATGAGACTGTCAAAATTTGGCGGGTGTCACCTTAA
- the psaM gene encoding photosystem I reaction center subunit XII: MPISDTQVYIALVVALIPGILAWRLATELYK; this comes from the coding sequence ATGCCTATCTCTGATACTCAAGTTTACATTGCTCTAGTTGTGGCACTAATTCCAGGCATTTTGGCTTGGCGGTTAGCGACAGAACTTTACAAATAA
- a CDS encoding MAPEG family protein, which yields MIIFLYAIAAAAVLIYLPFLVVGYARVRVGYDVSAPRAIFDKLPPYAQRATWAHQNSFETFMVFAAAALMAYVTGVNSSIAAWAAIAFVVARLLFSIFYILNIPLLRSLMFGIGSLSSGTLIVLSIMQAKG from the coding sequence ATGATTATTTTTTTGTATGCGATCGCCGCAGCTGCGGTGTTAATTTACCTGCCATTTTTAGTTGTAGGGTATGCCCGTGTACGAGTTGGGTATGATGTTTCTGCCCCTCGTGCTATTTTTGATAAATTGCCACCTTACGCGCAAAGAGCTACCTGGGCGCACCAAAATTCTTTTGAAACATTTATGGTGTTTGCTGCGGCTGCACTAATGGCTTATGTAACTGGTGTGAATTCTTCTATAGCAGCATGGGCTGCGATCGCCTTTGTTGTGGCTCGCCTGCTATTCTCGATATTTTATATTTTGAATATACCGCTATTGCGATCGCTCATGTTTGGCATTGGCTCTCTTAGCTCTGGTACTCTCATTGTCCTGAGTATCATGCAAGCTAAGGGTTAA
- a CDS encoding N-acetylglucosamine kinase — MSYVLGIDGGGSKTVCIVMDDRHKIIGRGQAGAANYQSIGKAAALKSIEAAIYQAANEALKLTNSVTITSLCLGLAGVARAEDIKIVKDIVKELKNNQSLPIIWDLQPSNIVICNDALIALVGGIGHAVGIVVAVGTGSIVFGRNSQGETKRVGGWGYILGDEGSAYQIAVAGMQAALKAYDGREKHTRLVEDFTQHLSLASIEDLIEVIYRRGWGVKEIAALAPIVDLAAASGDEVANHLIDDAVQELAKATSTVIEGSFNSDSNFEIVTTGSVWRGKCKMQERFNKSIVKKYPHVNIIFPRYEPAYGAGLLALQRLIEKQ, encoded by the coding sequence ATGAGTTATGTCTTAGGAATAGATGGCGGCGGTAGCAAAACCGTGTGTATTGTAATGGACGATAGGCATAAAATAATAGGTCGCGGTCAAGCAGGTGCAGCCAACTATCAAAGTATAGGCAAAGCAGCAGCTTTAAAGTCTATCGAAGCGGCAATTTACCAAGCAGCTAATGAAGCTTTAAAATTAACAAATTCAGTCACAATTACATCACTATGTCTTGGGTTAGCTGGTGTCGCTCGTGCCGAAGATATTAAAATAGTCAAAGATATCGTCAAAGAATTAAAAAATAACCAATCTTTACCTATTATCTGGGATTTACAACCATCTAATATTGTTATTTGTAATGATGCTTTGATTGCTTTAGTTGGCGGAATTGGTCATGCTGTAGGAATTGTAGTTGCAGTAGGTACTGGTTCTATAGTTTTCGGTCGTAATTCTCAGGGAGAAACCAAGCGAGTAGGTGGCTGGGGATATATTTTAGGCGATGAAGGTAGTGCCTATCAAATTGCTGTTGCTGGGATGCAAGCAGCATTAAAAGCTTATGATGGACGTGAAAAACACACCAGACTTGTAGAAGATTTTACACAACATCTGAGTTTGGCAAGTATAGAAGATTTAATCGAAGTTATCTATCGGCGTGGGTGGGGGGTCAAAGAAATAGCTGCTTTAGCTCCAATTGTAGATTTAGCAGCCGCTTCTGGTGATGAAGTAGCTAATCATCTAATTGATGATGCTGTTCAAGAATTAGCAAAAGCGACATCTACAGTAATTGAAGGAAGTTTCAATTCTGACTCAAACTTTGAAATAGTCACAACAGGAAGTGTGTGGCGGGGTAAATGTAAGATGCAGGAGAGATTTAATAAATCTATTGTGAAAAAATATCCTCACGTAAATATAATCTTTCCTCGTTATGAACCTGCTTATGGTGCTGGTTTGTTGGCTTTGCAGAGACTAATAGAAAAACAATAA
- a CDS encoding phosphotransacetylase family protein, with product MPKSAKYLLIGSTETYSGKSATVLGLSHQLQQKGLDIAYGKPLGNCLSTPDATVVDEDVQFITLSLNLSANRIVPTMLALDEASVQRRLNGEDNTNYRQSLVEQYLQIPRGDLVLLEGPGDLAEGYLFDLSLLQVAEVLNASVMLVTRYNSLLSVESILSAKERVGDRLIGVVINDIPSAQLETVNHVMRPFLEQQGIPVMAMLPKNDLLRSVSVGELVKQLNAEVLCRSDRLDLMVESLAIGAMNVNAAVKYFRKRRNMAVVTGGDRVEIQQAALETSTQCLILTGQLPPPQFILTRAEELEIPILSVDLDTLTTVEIVDRTFGQVRVHEPIKVHCIRQLMSEHFDINRLLSKLGLTPAKV from the coding sequence GTGCCAAAATCTGCTAAATATTTGCTGATTGGCTCAACCGAAACTTACAGTGGTAAGTCGGCAACAGTCCTGGGTTTGTCTCATCAGTTACAGCAAAAAGGATTAGATATTGCTTATGGTAAACCCCTAGGCAATTGTCTGAGTACGCCTGATGCCACTGTAGTTGACGAAGATGTCCAGTTTATTACTCTTAGTCTCAATCTATCGGCAAACCGCATTGTGCCGACAATGCTGGCTTTGGATGAAGCCAGTGTGCAAAGACGCTTAAATGGTGAAGACAACACTAATTATCGTCAGTCTTTAGTAGAGCAGTATTTACAAATTCCTAGAGGCGATCTAGTGCTGCTTGAAGGCCCTGGTGATTTGGCGGAAGGTTATCTGTTTGATTTATCTTTGCTCCAGGTAGCTGAGGTGTTAAATGCTAGTGTCATGCTAGTAACTCGCTACAACTCACTACTGTCTGTAGAGTCGATATTATCTGCCAAGGAGCGTGTAGGCGATCGCTTGATCGGAGTTGTCATCAATGATATTCCGTCAGCGCAGCTAGAGACAGTTAATCATGTGATGCGCCCATTTTTAGAACAGCAGGGCATTCCTGTGATGGCGATGCTACCCAAAAACGATTTACTCCGTAGTGTCAGCGTGGGTGAATTAGTTAAGCAGCTCAACGCCGAAGTTCTCTGTCGCAGCGATCGCTTAGATTTAATGGTGGAGAGTCTAGCGATTGGCGCGATGAACGTGAATGCGGCTGTCAAATATTTCCGCAAGCGGCGGAATATGGCAGTAGTGACAGGAGGCGATCGCGTGGAAATTCAACAAGCCGCTTTGGAAACTTCTACCCAATGTCTCATCCTCACCGGACAACTACCACCACCCCAATTTATTCTCACTCGCGCTGAAGAGTTAGAAATCCCGATTTTGTCTGTTGACTTAGATACCCTCACCACGGTAGAAATTGTTGACCGCACCTTCGGTCAAGTACGTGTTCATGAACCGATTAAGGTTCACTGCATCCGCCAATTAATGTCTGAGCATTTTGACATTAACCGCCTGTTATCTAAGTTAGGTTTAACACCTGCAAAAGTCTGA
- a CDS encoding DNA recombination-mediator protein A produces MSQSTDLINLDTLAQELATIQQTGSKRIALLGSRHVPITHQNLIEMMTYALVLSGNRVITSGAAGTNSAAIKGAMRADPNLLTVILPQSLERQPHESRQQLEQVMHLVENPSNDNLSLAEASYICNKEIVSRCQQLICFAFHDSRTLLQTCGDAEEQRKVVTLFYFD; encoded by the coding sequence TTGAGCCAGTCAACAGACCTTATTAACCTCGATACGTTGGCGCAAGAACTGGCGACAATCCAGCAAACAGGTTCTAAACGAATCGCCTTGTTGGGGTCGCGTCATGTGCCAATTACGCATCAAAATCTCATTGAAATGATGACCTATGCCTTAGTTTTATCAGGCAATCGAGTCATTACATCCGGTGCTGCGGGTACGAATTCAGCTGCTATTAAGGGAGCAATGCGGGCTGATCCGAATTTGCTGACGGTAATTTTACCCCAAAGCTTAGAACGCCAGCCCCATGAATCTCGCCAGCAACTAGAGCAGGTTATGCACTTAGTAGAAAATCCTAGTAATGATAACTTGTCTCTGGCTGAAGCTAGTTACATCTGTAACAAAGAGATTGTCTCCCGTTGCCAGCAGCTGATCTGCTTTGCATTTCATGACAGTCGCACTCTGCTACAAACTTGTGGAGATGCTGAAGAACAAAGAAAGGTGGTGACACTTTTCTACTTTGATTAG
- a CDS encoding glutathione S-transferase family protein produces MLKLYGGVRSRATIVQWYLEELEVPYEFVMLDMQAGEHLQPEFLKINPIGKVPAIVDGDFILWESGAILLYLADKYGKHPVSPQEQAIINQWVLFANATLGNGIFLEANRERETPRLLTPLNEIFARQPFLLGEEFSVVDVAVGSLLAYIPIMLKLDLSPYPAVEQYIQRMIERPAYQKAIATRGNSNS; encoded by the coding sequence ATGTTGAAACTGTATGGCGGCGTTCGTAGTCGGGCTACTATCGTCCAATGGTATTTAGAGGAACTAGAAGTTCCCTACGAGTTTGTCATGCTGGATATGCAGGCGGGAGAACATCTCCAGCCTGAATTCTTGAAAATTAACCCCATCGGCAAAGTACCAGCCATAGTAGATGGAGACTTTATACTATGGGAATCCGGGGCAATTTTACTTTATCTAGCTGATAAGTATGGCAAACACCCAGTTTCGCCACAGGAGCAGGCGATCATTAATCAATGGGTACTATTTGCAAATGCTACTTTGGGGAATGGTATTTTTCTCGAAGCCAACCGGGAACGGGAAACACCCCGTTTGTTGACTCCCTTGAATGAAATTTTTGCCCGACAACCTTTTTTACTAGGAGAGGAATTCAGCGTTGTTGATGTCGCGGTGGGGTCTCTCTTGGCTTACATTCCCATAATGCTGAAGCTAGATTTGAGTCCTTACCCAGCTGTTGAGCAATATATCCAGCGCATGATAGAAAGGCCAGCATATCAAAAAGCGATCGCCACAAGGGGTAATTCTAATTCGTAA
- a CDS encoding GlsB/YeaQ/YmgE family stress response membrane protein produces MNIIAWIILGVIAGAIAKAIYPGRQGGGIISAMILGIIGALIGGTVVTLLETGRLQLTAATLSIPGLIVAIIGAIIAIFIWGLITGRTSH; encoded by the coding sequence ATGAACATTATTGCTTGGATAATTCTTGGTGTGATTGCTGGAGCGATCGCCAAGGCTATTTACCCTGGTCGTCAGGGTGGTGGTATCATATCAGCAATGATATTAGGTATCATTGGTGCTTTAATCGGCGGTACTGTAGTCACTCTTTTAGAAACGGGAAGACTACAACTGACAGCAGCTACTCTCAGTATTCCTGGTCTCATTGTGGCTATTATCGGGGCAATAATTGCTATTTTTATCTGGGGTTTAATCACTGGACGTACCAGTCACTAA